AGGAGAGAGTGCAGCTGTGTACTTTATCTTTTCTTTATCTGACCAGCTCAGTCCATCATCATTCACGTCCTGTAAAAAGTTCCAAGAGTTGTAAGGCTTTAAGGCAAACATAAATGTGTACTATTGTCATGATGATCAACTCACACTACAGAGAATGGCCTTCTCCCGGGCTTGTCTGCGTTTGGCTTTCTCTGCTTGTGTCCGGGAATGATTAGAAGACTGTGTGTTGGAGGAGGTTTCAGAGCAGAGTCTGCATCCAAATCTGCACCAGATCCTGGGTGACGCCACATGCACGGGCTTCCACATGTCCTGAAATCAAAAATCATATTGCTTAAAGAAACAACAATTCATATGCTCAATAACTGgtggcaaaataaaacaaatggttTTTGATAATTAATTTGTGTATCACATTTAAATCATAAGTAACACAATAAATCAATATACTTCAATGTTTTGTAGATCTGGCACCATGTTTTACTTACCTTGCTGTTagtgcaattattttttttattagtttaaaaaatgtaataaatctaGCTACAGATCAAATGAAATGTTGGGTTCATCACCTACACTGGAAAAAAGCAAACTTAGCTAAATTTTCACCAACTATAAATCCCTTATGTAATAGATGTGAAGTAGagatagcacacacacacacacacacacatgttttggTCATGTTCTAAACTCACAAAGTTCTggcaattattatttaattttttattattttgcatgtATCATTTAACTCTTGCCATATAGttggaatatttttttaattatagatCCCATAGACAATTATCCCAAAAGTATGATTTGCTTTTCAACATTAATTGCTAGACATCTTTTACTGCTTAAATGGAAAGACAAATTTCCACCAACTTTTAATCATTGGATTATGTACAAGCTTACAATGAAGAAGATTTGGTACTCCACCAAAGGTTGCTGTCAAAAATGTTATCTTATTTGGCCACCTGTGCTGACATATAGAGCAGATGGATTTAAactttgtatttgcattttgactgttatttatttctcacaTTTTTTCTTCcgtccattttattttattttctatctaTGTTATTTTAAAGCCTATTGTAATTCATTgtgtatgtacactcaccggccactttattaggcacaccttactagtacagggttggacccccttttgccttcagaactgccttaatccttcgtggcatagattcaacaaggtactggaaaatttctcagagattttgatccatattgacatgatagcatcacgcagttgctctGTTGGAGAAAAGATAAATTGTCTCTATTTTTCAAATCTttttgaaattgtaaaaaaaaaaacaacaacaactaaaaacctTAATGTTTTGGTACTTGCGTTGaagttgaaataaaatataaatattagatgaaaacttaaacttacaaaaaaaggcaattattaatttattgatcttaatattatttgatgtatatatatatatatatatatatatatatatatatatatatatatatatatatatatatatatatatatatatatatatatatatatatatatatatatatatatatacagttgaagtcatgaagtcagaattatcagccccctgaattattagccccctgtttatcccacccccccaatttctgtttaacgaagagaagattttttttcaacacatttctaaacgtaatagttttaataactcatttctaataactgatttattttatctttgccccgatgacagtaaataatattttactagacccttctatgcagcttaaagtgacatttaaaggcttaactggattaattaggttaactaggcaggttagggtaattaggcaatttattgtataatgatggtttgttctggagactctcagaaaaaaaaatatagcttaaaggggctaataattttgaccttaaaatgggttttgaaaaaaaatttaactgcttttgttctagctgaattaaaacaaattagactttctccagaagaaaaaaatattatcagacatactgtgaaaatttccttgctgttaaacatcatttgagaaacatttaaaaaagacaaaaaaaaattcaaagggggctaataattctgacctcaactgtatatatgcattcattcattcatttttttttcggcttagtctctttattaatccggggttgccacagcagaatgagccaccaacttatacagcacatgttttacgcagtgaacagccgcaacccatctctgggaaacatctatacacactaattcacactcatacactacgaacaatttagccttcccagttcACTTTCACAcatatgcatattatatatatatatatatatatatatatatatatatatatatatatatatatatatatatatatatatatatatatatatatatatatataaatcattttaaataagcccAAAGTTAATGTTATACATGTATGTTCTTCTTGATATAATCACAAGCTCAGCGGTACTTTTTAATCAGTTGAACGGTTGGAATTTGCCAGTTGCAGGTATATTGTGTGACAAGAGCATTTGATCAATGAGATTCTACAAAACAAACTGTTTAGAGTAGACCAATGATTAAAGACAATGCTTGATCATCTGTTTGTATGCCTGTAAAACAAGCCTCAAAGGACTTCCCTTTGAGCAACCAGAATGGATCCACTTGTGTTTCTTGTGTATTGTCCTCGTGCTGCAAGaacattaaatctttaaaaatgaacCTTCCTGGGGACAATTATCTATAAAGTATTTTCTACTCAGTTTTTCAGTGAATTGACATTAATGTAAGTTGAAGaactaaagataaataaaatatatattttgaataaaaactgattaaagagatatttaaaaagtaataataacaaataaaaatggcaaaattactaaagctttaaaaagctactcaaacaaacaataaaacaccaattcaaaaaataataattgcatattaataatataaattagtaCGATGCTGGAGCAATGTGACATGAATATGATTATCATTCAGTATTCTGAAATTATGATATACAGGGTCAAACATGTGTgtttgattttaaagtgatttaaaatcAATAAAAGCTCGTGTTTgagaaaatgttgtaaataaatgcgTTCTGCAGCACAATTGCTGGCATAGTTTACACTACACTCATCCAGATTGATTAAATGCTGAAGAGAAAATACTGTACCTCCACTCAGTGTGTGCTGTCACAGGGCGCAGACATGTTGCGAACACAGCACTGATTTTTCCCTGCGATATTTGAGGTCTAAAATTCCACACAACTCAAACTATTTTGATCAATACACTGCTGCATAACAAATCAAAAAGCTGTAAGCGACGAAAGTCACAATACAGTCGATATTTCTTCCTTGTCACCATACAAATTCTCGAAGCGTCCTGTTTCTGACCGGAGCGTTTTTAGGTGAACACTCAGAGACTGCGTCTCAAATGCTCACACGCTGCCTCGTAGACAACAGTGGTGAGCTATTGTCGCTTCGTTTTACGACTTCTCAACTTCTCAGAATCCTATCTAGCTAGTCAGCTGACTAGTTTTTGAAGCACAATCAACCTCACGAACTGGTCCGTCCTCAAATCCGTCCTTCCTTAAGAGTGATTAGACTGCTGCAAATTCATCTCATGCATTCATCTGAGATTCATAAAGCGACCACCTCGACATTCTGACACCACCAGCCGACGACAGTAGTGGTTATTTCTTAAAATCTCAAAACCAAAGCCAGACGTTTGTCGATTGAAGTCTATCGAGCGCCGCTGGAAGGTTTATTCGGGCTTCATCAGTGCGATGGCGGAGGTTCCAGGTACATCGAGTGAGACGATAACGGAGACCGTTCAGACGGGCACACCGCCTCCACCCCAGCAGGTACTGTGTGCCCTAGTTACGGTAGACACCATCACTGAGCAGACTTACAGCGAGTCATTCAGGCTACAGGACTCAGACTAGCAGCCTTTAGGCTCTTGTGGTTGTTATAATTAACGTTAGTGGTTTAAAATAGACTGACTAGATACCAGCATAAGGCCTGTTTTGTAATCAGCGTATTCAGCAGGGTTTATGTGTGCTGACTGGTTTGGCAGTGTGTTGTGATTACAGGTTGACCCACAACATGACAAAAATACACCTGTAAATTCATCATTATTGACATTTATTGTATATGCCATGGTAGTTTAGTTTGTACAATTTTTATGGTTTCTGCttcaaaaaatgaattaaaataatggaaAGATTCAATTATGAAaggatttttacagtattttttacatttttatttagtttaatgatGTActaaataataagaagaaataaaCCGTAGACCTATTGAAACCTAAATTTCAAAAAAATACACAGACGTTACTtgaactaaaatgaaaattataaatataatttaaagctgCAAGATATGGCAAAAATTATCACGATaatcacaatatttttttcatatcagtcaatatcaataattatcacgataaataTCAATTCTTTATATCTATCAATAGAAaggattttcagcatgccaattcctttgtgcagctgatttaagacatttttgtgaagtgttttagctgtctgacaatctaaatgaaaaataattataaacaaaagaacaatcttaactatttttcagcatttactgttcaagtTTTCAACAAGCAAAGACATTACCCtataaattattgtattttattgttcaacatcagaaaaaagtaacacaggtttggaacaagtaaaagatgaattaatggtgacagaattttcagttttggatgaactctccttttaacggtgagtatggtgaatttagggtgaaatgtctaacatttaatatattttaattagggATGCTGACGATTACTTGATGATCTATTGATTGCCAATAACCCTTTAATCGATAGACCTCatcgatgactgattaagcatggacatttaactttttttttttcttactcctcCATGTGCAGCTAGCACTGTATGGTTGTAAACTTATACTATGTGCGGCATCCGGAAGTGCAGGTTGCAAAATGGCTGCGCAGCGTTATCCATAGTGTTTAAACATTATCGAACTGTCATTATCGTTTTATTGACAAAAtatatatcgtgataattatcgttgaattaatattgaattatcgcccagtcctaatgtactatataatatatttacacatacatacatatatatatatatatatatatatatatatatatatatatatatatatatatatatatctttcattttcttttcggctcagtcccttcatTAATGCGgagtcgccgcagcggaatgaaccaccaacttatccagcatgtgttttatgcagcagatgcccttccaggcgcaacccatctccgggaaacatccacacacactcatacactacggacaatttagcctacccaattcacctgtaccgcatgtctttggactgtgggggaaaccggagcacccggaggaaacccacgcgaacgcagtgagaacatgcaaacttcacacagaaacggcaactgatcccttcattaatccggggtcgccaccacggaatgaaccaccaacttatccagcatgtgttttacgcagcagatgcccttccaggcgcaacccatctccgggaaacatccacacacactcattcactctcatacactacggacaatttagcctacgcatgtctttggactgtgggggaaaccggagcacccggaggaaacccacacgaatgcagggagaacatgcaaacttcacacagaaacggcaactgatccagtcgaggctcgaaccagcgaccttcttgctgtgaggcgacagcactacctactgcgccactgcatcgcctatatATATGGTATGGTTTGACGTAGCCTTTGAGTAGTCGCACACCCGCGCACTTCTCGAAAAATGTAAACACGTTGCACgtttgacgatgattggaagctgtgccagagatgccttgagatggcatattctctattacaataaaattattaattacaaaaaatggaTTGAcgtgtaatttgtgtgtaacttatcgtcatttattcatgatttggttatgggtaaaacaaagaccatgcgggtcaggtatttgaaacggtaggctacaaataattaattcgttatgaaataattaattattcataaataataatttacctcTTCctacgatgccatcgtccatcgcgatgtgtCACATTAGACAATGTTCGATGCCAAATTGATCGACATTGCTCAACCCTAATACGAGTTGATATGATTATAGGTAAATTCATTTTAGAGTGACACAAAGTAGTTATGTAGTTAGGCAGAAATCTTGGTtgctatgaaaaaaaaagtagctATCATAATTTACTATTTTCATCAAAACATTTCTCTATATGATGGTCTGTTTGATGTTTGATCAGGAGGGCAGAAGCCTGACCATCAAGCTCAGGAAAAGGAAGACGGAGAAGAAAGTGGAGTGGTCCAGTGACACGGTGGACAATGAGCATCTCGGCCGGCGGTCCTCAAAGTGTGAGTCTCAGTTTAACACTATAAAGtctgatataaaaaaataaatgaatcagtttcATACTTGGAAACATAACACAAGAAAGGCAGATCTGGGCCAGCTTTAAAATAGCTGCCCTTGAAATTCAGATTAAAACCACCCCGCACCTTCTCAAGCGAATGTCTCATTTCTTGAAATAGAACATCCTCGGTGCTTATTTGTCAACACTTTGATATGTTCAGGTTGCTGCATTTACGAGAAGCCTCGACAGTTTGGGGAATCTTCCTCGGAAAGTGAGGGCGATGACGAGGAGGGTTGCGGGAGCGcacattgcattctgggacatgGGAGAAGAGGCCATGGACAAAGGGAGGGTGGAGGGACCACAGTGCCACCTAGTTCTGGGGGAACAAACCCTCATTAGATGTTAACGCCAGTGGGAGAGCTGTTTTGGAGGGAAGGGAAAAGGGCGGCGTGGGCACTACATTCATAATCCCTCATCCTCACTCACACTCCATTACATCACATCATCACCGGGTGTCAAAAGCTTCTTTTTTGATGAATGAAAGCTTGTAGAGCAATGCAATGTGATTTGTTTTCTTCGCAGTCATTAATGGGATGACTAGGAGAAAACTCTGCGATCTGAATGCTGCCGGAGAATTTACGTTTGTTGTACATAGGCATtggcttttatttctttttgtaaaaatcgatatttatttctttgtgttAACAACACGATCTTACCGGTTCTGTGTCcacaaatgttttaatgaatcGAAAAACCTTCAAATCTAAGGTTCCACCGACTTCAGTCGAatttaaaaggaataaaaaaaggaattttatattaaataaaaattgccTTGCGGTGTCACAATTCTAGCAGCAGTATTTCTTCATATCACTTGATCACTTGAGGAAATTGAGGAGTTTTATGTGTTGTGTGCTATAGTGAATttcaataaaagaataaatacaaatttcagGAACTCAACCTTTTGAATATTTATGATCAAATCATCTCCATTAGTTTTGAGTGAGTTAGTGAGTCTCCCTTCAGACAATCAGACTAGTCAGCATGAACATACAAAGAAATTGATGTGTTTTTTCTTAGTAAAGTAGACCGAGAAACATCTGTTATGCTCCAATTCAGAGCATTAACTGGATCATTAATCAGAATTAAACAGCAGAGGGTTATTTAAGGGATAGATTAcgtaaaaatgaacatttgctatTAATTTACTCCCCCTCAGGTCATCCTGACTTTTAATTTTGTTGACAATATGGAATATTAGCTCAATCTGTGGTCTTTGTTGATTCATATAATGCAAGTCTGACATTTTGAGAGTAAATAAAAGCACTCAAAATGAATATGTGTGActacaaaatattaaacaaaatctgTTGAAGAAAAAGAGTCACTTTGGACTACCTGAgcatgagtaaattaacagcatatTGTCATTTAAACAATGGGATTGATCTATAAAGTTGATCATCCCTTCATTCTCATGCCTCACATGAAATGAGTGGAGAAATCAGTCACCATGCGATGTAAGGTACATCATCTCATCCTGGGCTCCATGGCTGCTTTTATTTAGCAGAAATTGGTATAAAATCCAGCTAAAATTGGGAACGGAGCATGCCGTCTGGCTTTACGGTGTAAACTGATTATGTGTGGTATAAAGGGTGCATGGCTAAATCCTGATCAGTGGCCAAAACCAAATGCACATCATCTTACCATTGATGTCAGATACAGTTGATTCCCATCAGGACCATCACCGCAGTCATCTGTATCCCAGCGTTCACATCCATCTGTCGTCCCTTTACTCTGAATGCACCTGTATGTACATAGCAAAGGTCATAGAGTGGATTTAACACGAgtaaacagatgttaaattatgtTGTTTATATCTATTAAATGCTTAATGAGAAAGTGTTTGCTTGTCTTTTTTCTTCACCCTTTTTTggtaacaacaaaaaaagaaataaatattgtatataatgATTGTTCAtgcattattgttaataattattgAGCGGTCATGTGGAAAATGACAATCATTTTAAAGATCACTGAGTAAAGCATTGGCTCAGAGATATGTAGATCTAGTAAAATGATTTTCAGTAAGCTCGTCACACATTTATGATCATTTTAACTCAACAGAAGTGTCTAAATTACAAGTCAAGTGGTTTTTAAGTAGGGATctcgattaattaaacatttttactcgattacaattaatgaatgattattttattgatttgttttgtaCTGTCTTGTAtaataaatatgctcacatattacaagtgagagatgtttgaaggaagggtgcattacttgatttcaaaataaacacacactagctctataataatgattatttatttaacatcagcgttgaacaactgaaattaaaacacacattgcctaaaatcaAGTcagttttttcttataaaaaagttaaaataacttgcacttttggaaacaaaataaataattttcagtgtttttcatattaaaataagcaggatctcttctaaataaaataactcttgtatatcctgtaaataatattttaaacactgcatttcttgcatcttctgtaaacaaatattttaatgtaaataataattttattgtaatagaaaatatgtcgtctcaaggcatctctggcacagcttccaatcatcgtaaATGTAGTGCAAACATGCAACGTTTACAGTAACTGTGCCCGACCATCGCCATGCATGCGCCATGTTGACTATTCGATTAATCACATAGCCCTAGTTTTAAGTCTACCtgaatcatttgttttaaacaaatattatgaaaaaattaCCCATAGCAATTTGAAAAATACAGTTTTGCATATTGGGTAATTTTAAACCAGGGtatgtacagatgaagtcagatttattagcccccctgttgattttttccccaatttctgtttaacagagagatttttttcaacacattttaaaacataattttaataactcatttttaataattgatctattttatctttgccatgatgacagtaaataatatttgactacatattttcaagacacttctatacagcttaaaatcaCATTGAAAAGCTTAACtgggtttaattaggttaacttggcaggttagagtaattaggcaagttattgtataatgctgttttgttctgtagacagtcgaaaaaaaattgcctaaaggggctaatagttttgaccttaaaatggttcataaaaaatgtaaaactgcttttattctacatgaaataaaacaaataagactttctctagaaggcaaaatattattagactgtggaaatttccttgctctgttaaacatcttggaaatatttaaaaaaataaataaattcaaaggggggttaataattctgacttcaactgtataaagcaCCTTTTGATGTTAAATGATCTACGTTATatcagtgacaaaaaaaaaaaacattgtaaatacatgtaGTCATTTTCCTCTATCTCACACTTATAAACAGTGTAGAAATAATGCTACTAAAAATCTCTCAAATGGTCCAATAACTTCATCTACTACATCAGAATTTGGCTAACCATTTTCGCAGCCATGCTTTAGCATTAAAATCTTTGGCTAATATTTCACTTATACTTAACAGGAAATGGTGAGAATAAACATGAATGCTGTCATGATTCTTAATATTGAAATCCTGGTTTAGTTTGACCAACTATAAGCACATTTTGTTCATCAGACAGGCTCTTTTCTCTCTTCTGCTTTATTTGTTACTTTTGGCAGTCTATAGCACtctacatgtttgtttttttttacattcgaAATACTACATCCCAAAACACGGCAACCAtcaatcagttttatttattagcaaTGATCAGCTAAATATATCCATTTTATTATGTTAAGtggcattgtttacattctgtTCTTCCAATATggccaatgggctatatgcacacaaactttaatttcagtcagccagccccagggcttccgattgattgtcatcccatacaaaatcgccgtgtttaagatctgatttcttaataaaaaacagcgatcttcgctgcctggctgagatacgatataaagtgggtctcagaccaaacaagaagcactgcattcaattatatttttccacaccatgtctttaaaatatggaaattaattttaccccagtattttcaatgaaatttcGGCACTAGCCTGTTCCTATTGACAGGCATGCATTTAAACGACCAAATGGATGCACAAGTCTATTTAACCGATTATATTTGAaagacattacaacatcgatgctgtaaaaggaaccttatgatattgaaaatagtcacaaagatttcaccggaagtttattatTGGCTGacaaacactagctgtgcatatagcccattaattCCACAATGTGAACGCTTGATTAATCTTTTTGAATAACTACAGTTACCATCTCTATCATGGCACAAATTTTAGTTCGAGTTGATATAGAGAAATTGGTGGACACAACCATCGTGATGAAAAAAATAACCTATAAAAATGGACGTGCAACCCACAATCTCATAACAGATACAATCCATGTCCACATTCGTCTATGTCAGCTTATATAAGAAAGTCATCACACAGACAAACAGACTCCAGACATGAAATGTGGAGAAAGGAAGTTTATTTTAGCTGTAAAGACTATTAAAGACTCAGTGTTTAGCACTTAAGAACTGTAGATGTAGATCTCTCTGTGTCCCACCATCTTTAATACATCAATCTCTGAGCTGCAATCGACATCACCCTACACCAGATTTCATTACTCTTCACAGCCTTCTAGGCTTCAGCAGTGGTCCACACGTTGGCGGATTCGAGActtacaaaaatgaaaaacacattttaaagaccCTTCAAAAGGTTACATGTTTTCTTGCATTGCTCAAAGTAAACGACAAGTCTAGAGctactttaattttaatgctTAAATAACAAACGTGACCAACGTTCGAGCCAGTACCTCAAAGATATAAAGTCATTCACAATGTAAGAAAGAGTTTTTCGTAGTTCTATCGTAACATGCATAGATTAAAAGCTATTTGTTGAACACATTCGGGAAGAGAAAGCTATTCTTGCAAGCGCGAAACACATTTGTGCTACAAAGCATTGGATATAATGCGGCTGTGCAAAATTACTAAACTTCGTTACCCATAATTCCCTGTGAACTGGCCAAAATACCAGACATTATGAGGCACAAAAGATATAATCGATTGAAAATAAGAATGGCAATACATTTTAAGTCAATCAGAAACATGCTTTGATGAAGCTTACATTAAATTTGTCAAACAGAGTGGTTTTAATGCCATGTTTAACAGGTTTAAAGATTGGAAAATATAATCAATAATGTAGAATGCAGGTTTGCT
This DNA window, taken from Danio aesculapii chromosome 19, fDanAes4.1, whole genome shotgun sequence, encodes the following:
- the ppp1r11 gene encoding E3 ubiquitin-protein ligase PPP1R11; amino-acid sequence: MAEVPGTSSETITETVQTGTPPPPQQEGRSLTIKLRKRKTEKKVEWSSDTVDNEHLGRRSSKCCCIYEKPRQFGESSSESEGDDEEGCGSAHCILGHGRRGHGQREGGGTTVPPSSGGTNPH